From one Bacteroidota bacterium genomic stretch:
- a CDS encoding alpha/beta fold hydrolase, which translates to MPYLISSFKGNKYFANRHFETIYPALFRKTNVAYKRERLELNDGDFLDLDWKRNNHDKLLILFHGLEGSSQSSYIKGFAEYFSNRGYDICAVNFRSCSGENNRLLSTYHGGKSVDVTHVLKHIEQQYNYSQYIMGGFSLGGNVLLKYLGEQAENINTKIKRAFAFSVPVDMVGCAITMSKTSNKVYMQRFLNSLNKKMVFKAKQFPNQISTDQIKHIKTFYEWDNAYTAKLNGFDSAHEYYKQSSSLQFLPAITIPTLLVNAMNDPFLSETCYPVDIAKQSDYLFLETPPKGGHVGFALSHATGAYYSEKRAFEFVSV; encoded by the coding sequence ATGCCTTATTTAATAAGTAGTTTTAAAGGAAATAAATATTTTGCCAATAGGCACTTTGAAACTATTTACCCCGCTTTATTTAGAAAAACAAACGTGGCTTATAAACGGGAGCGTTTAGAATTAAACGATGGTGATTTTTTAGATTTAGACTGGAAAAGAAACAACCACGATAAGCTGCTCATACTGTTCCATGGTTTAGAAGGCAGCTCCCAATCAAGTTATATAAAAGGCTTTGCAGAATACTTCTCCAACAGAGGATACGATATTTGTGCCGTTAACTTCAGAAGCTGTAGCGGTGAGAACAACCGTTTGCTAAGCACCTACCACGGTGGCAAATCAGTCGATGTAACACACGTATTAAAACACATAGAACAACAGTACAATTATTCCCAATACATTATGGGTGGCTTTAGCTTGGGCGGTAATGTATTGCTTAAATACCTGGGCGAACAAGCCGAAAACATCAATACAAAAATAAAAAGAGCCTTTGCCTTTTCAGTACCCGTTGATATGGTAGGCTGTGCCATTACCATGAGCAAAACATCAAACAAAGTATATATGCAAAGGTTTTTAAACTCGCTCAATAAAAAGATGGTGTTTAAAGCCAAACAGTTTCCCAATCAAATTAGTACCGACCAAATAAAACATATTAAAACATTTTATGAGTGGGACAATGCCTATACCGCTAAATTGAATGGATTTGACAGTGCACACGAATATTACAAACAATCAAGCTCGTTACAGTTTTTACCGGCCATTACCATTCCTACCTTGCTGGTAAATGCCATGAACGATCCTTTTCTTTCAGAAACTTGTTATCCGGTTGATATAGCTAAACAAAGTGATTATTTGTTTTTAGAAACACCACCCAAAGGAGGGCATGTGGGTTTTGCATTAAGTCATGCAACTGGTGCTTATTATAGTGAGAAAAGAGCTTTTGAATTTGTATCGGTGTAA
- a CDS encoding ABC transporter permease, translated as MTLTENIKIAFTSISANKTRAVITALIISIGIMALVGILTAIDGMKISINKSFNNIGANTFTIKNRGNNVRFGVNGKPQKKYKTITQQEAEKFAEFFQFPCVFSTSVNASFASTVKYESFKTEPNIMVLGGDENYLQVAAYELSIGRNFSKQDVASAANVCIIGKDVKDKLFKTKIPLGEMIAIGGAKYRVIGVLKEKGSSMGFGGDRMVLVPINNAYQVFTDRVMSAVVTVAVSNVTNMEFAVDEAVSVFRRVRRLKATEENNFEIMKADNVANKVISQLSFITIAATVIGFITLLGAAIGLMNIMLVSVTERTREIGIRKSLGATQSTIRKQFLIEALVICQMGGIGGIILGIIVGNIVTSFIGGGFVVPWAWILLGLTLCFIVGIASGYYPAKKAGQLDPIEALRFE; from the coding sequence ATGACATTAACCGAAAATATAAAAATTGCTTTTACCTCTATCAGTGCCAATAAAACAAGGGCTGTTATTACTGCCCTTATTATTTCTATTGGTATTATGGCATTGGTTGGCATATTAACGGCTATTGATGGCATGAAAATAAGCATTAATAAAAGCTTTAACAATATAGGGGCTAATACGTTTACCATTAAGAACAGGGGTAATAATGTGCGGTTTGGTGTGAATGGAAAGCCGCAGAAAAAATATAAAACCATTACGCAACAGGAAGCAGAGAAGTTTGCTGAGTTTTTTCAATTTCCCTGTGTTTTCTCAACTTCGGTAAATGCCAGTTTTGCTTCCACTGTTAAGTATGAAAGCTTTAAAACGGAGCCTAATATTATGGTACTGGGTGGCGATGAAAATTATTTACAGGTAGCCGCCTATGAATTAAGTATTGGTCGTAATTTTTCGAAACAGGATGTTGCTTCGGCTGCCAATGTTTGTATTATTGGTAAAGATGTAAAGGATAAACTTTTTAAAACCAAAATACCTTTAGGCGAAATGATTGCCATTGGCGGAGCCAAATACAGGGTAATTGGCGTACTGAAAGAGAAAGGCTCTTCGATGGGTTTTGGTGGCGACAGGATGGTGCTTGTACCTATTAATAATGCTTACCAGGTATTTACTGATAGGGTAATGAGTGCGGTAGTAACGGTAGCTGTTTCTAATGTTACCAATATGGAATTTGCGGTTGATGAGGCGGTGAGTGTGTTTAGAAGGGTGCGCAGGCTAAAAGCTACGGAGGAAAATAATTTTGAAATAATGAAAGCTGATAATGTAGCCAACAAGGTTATTAGTCAGCTTAGTTTTATAACTATAGCCGCTACGGTTATTGGCTTTATTACGTTATTGGGTGCTGCTATTGGTTTAATGAATATTATGCTGGTTTCGGTTACGGAACGTACGCGCGAAATTGGTATTCGTAAATCGTTAGGGGCTACGCAAAGTACTATTCGCAAACAGTTTTTAATTGAAGCTTTGGTTATTTGCCAGATGGGTGGCATTGGCGGTATTATATTGGGTATTATTGTTGGTAATATTGTTACCTCGTTTATTGGTGGGGGCTTTGTTGTTCCGTGGGCTTGGATATTGCTGGGTTTAACTTTGTGTTTTATTGTGGGTATTGCCTCGGGTTATTATCCTGCAAAAAAAGCGGGTCAGCTTGACCCGATTGAAGCACTCCGCTTTGAATAA